A genome region from bacterium SCSIO 12844 includes the following:
- a CDS encoding PLP-dependent transferase, with protein sequence MNHKDTKLIHSYKKNNKLTSSIKTEKPPIYQNACFIYDHNLQGEGYTYSRKANPNRTDLEKKLAILDKAQYSFALASGTQAIHAILSLLSSNSHLLISEHLYSGSHLLIDQLVEQYQIEVSTITNNQTNDIKVIQSKLQQNTQLIFVESPSNPTQEAVDIKTLSLIANEKNILLAIDNSLRSSYLYQPLSLGADIAVQSAAKHLGGHNDLMAGVISVNNDILSEQLNKLIQTYGLGLTAFDSWLLSRSLDTVGLRMRQQQHSAQLIANWLKSNKQVNEIYYDGLGSVIAFSLNYTNLTNLWLEHASSFFNISRNFGGIHSSLSIPSLMSHQETFNSLKSNNKNLPFSPNLIRLSVGIEDSSDILSAIKNAFEQLLAQENKMHNKLDFEI encoded by the coding sequence ATGAATCATAAAGATACTAAGCTTATTCATTCATATAAAAAAAATAATAAATTAACTTCTTCTATTAAAACAGAAAAGCCACCTATTTATCAAAATGCCTGCTTTATCTATGACCATAATCTTCAAGGTGAAGGTTATACCTATAGCCGCAAAGCTAACCCCAATCGTACTGATTTAGAAAAAAAATTGGCCATTTTAGATAAAGCTCAATACAGTTTTGCACTAGCTAGTGGCACTCAAGCAATCCATGCTATATTAAGTCTTTTATCTAGTAACAGTCATTTATTAATTTCAGAACATTTATACAGCGGCAGTCATTTATTAATTGATCAACTAGTTGAACAATATCAAATTGAAGTATCGACAATTACCAACAATCAAACTAATGACATAAAAGTAATTCAATCAAAATTACAACAAAATACACAACTAATATTTGTTGAATCACCTAGCAATCCTACTCAAGAAGCAGTAGATATCAAAACGTTATCTTTAATCGCTAATGAGAAAAATATTTTACTAGCAATTGATAATTCATTACGCTCATCTTATCTATACCAACCATTATCACTCGGTGCTGATATCGCTGTTCAATCGGCGGCAAAACATTTAGGTGGGCATAATGACCTTATGGCTGGCGTTATTAGCGTTAATAATGATATTTTATCTGAACAATTAAATAAACTCATACAAACCTATGGCCTTGGTTTAACTGCATTTGATAGTTGGCTTTTATCAAGAAGCTTAGATACTGTTGGATTACGAATGCGACAACAGCAACACTCCGCTCAATTAATTGCAAACTGGTTAAAATCAAATAAACAAGTCAATGAAATTTATTATGATGGCTTAGGCAGTGTGATTGCATTTAGCCTTAACTATACAAATTTAACGAATTTATGGCTTGAACATGCTTCATCATTTTTTAATATTAGTCGCAATTTTGGTGGCATTCACTCTAGCCTTAGCATCCCAAGTTTAATGTCACATCAAGAAACATTTAACTCACTGAAATCTAATAATAAAAACTTACCATTTAGTCCTAATTTAATTCGTTTATCTGTTGGTATTGAAGATAGTAGTGATATTTTAAGCGCTATAAAAAATGCTTTTGAGCAGTTATTGGCACAAGAAAATAAGATGCATAATAAGCTAGATTTTGAGATATGA
- a CDS encoding AMP-binding protein — MSYKINQVIPNNISVVIIQSCSQSLAEKVISWALTKQIRVVFMPPHIDKKYLIDIKKHLGNYILIYQDTNDNFLCEINHINYACTDLFDKNPIPITLEHTRKLWPKEKVAFVTFTSGSIGLPKAVCHSFGNVIYSVKYFLNSLNIKPNDKVLTFAPLDTIGGLKFLIISLFKLAQSTIGNIQQPHDWLTILNQIQPDFVLCSPKFIELAIEYEKLFQMIPQAKIYFSGGSHLSQILKHSFEEKFQTKIINGYGTTETCGSFIIDKTGDGFSTNSDQLLDMNLKSLSDTNSVFKLSIQTKSNFLCYLGENIQTNRYYHTGDIIKKNNQKIVFVGRSNRAFKSKDGLAFLQPEILEQYLCNQAEINDAYVTSNVDTSLAPYTCYISSNTKINMKQLKKDIISSIDKSYAQLNFLPAKIIRNTMGKLQTIQETADI, encoded by the coding sequence ATGTCATATAAAATTAATCAGGTTATCCCAAATAATATATCTGTTGTTATTATCCAAAGTTGTTCACAATCATTAGCAGAAAAGGTTATCAGTTGGGCATTGACTAAGCAAATCCGTGTTGTTTTTATGCCACCACATATTGATAAAAAATACTTAATTGACATTAAAAAGCATCTAGGAAACTATATTTTAATCTACCAAGATACAAATGATAATTTTCTATGTGAGATTAATCATATAAATTATGCATGTACTGACTTATTTGATAAAAATCCAATACCAATTACATTAGAGCATACACGAAAGCTATGGCCTAAAGAAAAAGTTGCATTTGTAACTTTCACCTCAGGTTCAATAGGTCTACCAAAAGCTGTTTGTCATTCATTTGGAAATGTTATCTACTCTGTAAAATATTTTCTTAATAGTTTGAATATTAAGCCAAATGATAAGGTTTTAACATTTGCACCTTTAGATACAATTGGCGGCTTAAAATTTTTAATTATATCGCTATTTAAATTAGCTCAGTCAACCATTGGTAATATTCAACAACCACATGACTGGTTAACGATACTTAATCAAATACAACCAGATTTTGTACTTTGCTCTCCAAAATTCATTGAACTGGCAATTGAGTATGAAAAACTCTTTCAAATGATTCCTCAAGCAAAGATTTATTTTTCAGGAGGATCACACCTTTCTCAAATATTAAAACATTCATTTGAAGAAAAGTTTCAAACGAAAATCATTAATGGCTATGGTACTACTGAGACTTGTGGCTCATTTATCATTGATAAAACAGGTGACGGCTTTTCAACTAATAGCGATCAACTTTTAGATATGAATTTAAAGTCATTATCTGATACTAATTCCGTCTTTAAATTATCCATCCAAACAAAAAGTAATTTTTTATGCTATCTGGGTGAAAATATTCAAACCAATCGATACTACCACACTGGTGATATTATTAAAAAAAACAATCAAAAGATAGTATTTGTAGGACGATCAAATAGAGCCTTCAAATCAAAAGATGGCCTAGCTTTCTTACAGCCAGAAATTTTAGAACAATATTTATGTAATCAAGCGGAAATTAATGACGCTTATGTCACTTCTAATGTTGATACTTCTCTAGCGCCTTATACTTGCTATATAAGTTCAAATACTAAAATCAATATGAAACAATTGAAAAAGGATATTATTTCTTCTATTGATAAAAGCTATGCACAATTAAATTTTTTACCCGCTAAAATCATAAGAAATACTATGGGCAAGCTACAGACTATTCAAGAGACCGCTGACATTTGA
- a CDS encoding thiamine pyrophosphate-binding protein: MTETKTLMNSLAYEFIKLLEYRQYKYVFAVPGATIDPLLSEVKQSKILKLIIATDESSAGFMADAYARLTEQPGICAFISNAGTMNAMAAISTAYQDKSPVLFISGSNISHFENNGAFQDPGIYGSKDFHIVSNITNNSLILNESANLSEHIKNITNSLNKLPKSPAYLQIPVDILKTKIKPLSTFTHNQCNKYSINTDFINKISEEYLRKNHKIILLIDHLSNADEVSPLLIDFAEKFHIPVASTLYGKGIFPENHDLYLGIFGYGGHKRAHQTLLDEQHKIILAVNVDFNQRNSLCWSNNFQKYAKIIQINQFIHNEYAKFPITDKTVSCLRSTFQYLSREHNYLYKTIKQRQQWLINIKQIPKFFIPTEISKTQLVRPSVAIQKLRQVCPNDTILSVDSGEHRIFAAHYWLAYKPKQYLTSINNAMMGWAIASGISAKLTFPDKPSIVITGDGCMLMNGNAIATAAKYNLAVIYIIINNNAMSKINHQYRMLNNYNWESYAKALGLEAFTINDENSLTNTYKKALQLNKPCLIDIKCCPNSIAPNETYITEEKYVI; the protein is encoded by the coding sequence ATGACTGAAACAAAAACACTGATGAATAGTTTAGCCTATGAGTTTATTAAATTATTAGAATATCGCCAATATAAATACGTATTTGCAGTTCCAGGTGCCACAATAGATCCATTATTATCAGAAGTTAAACAAAGTAAAATACTTAAGCTTATCATTGCTACAGATGAATCATCTGCAGGGTTTATGGCTGATGCTTATGCAAGATTAACTGAACAGCCAGGAATCTGTGCATTTATCTCAAATGCTGGAACAATGAATGCAATGGCAGCAATTTCAACTGCTTATCAAGATAAAAGCCCTGTTTTATTTATATCTGGCAGTAATATTAGCCACTTTGAAAATAACGGTGCTTTTCAAGACCCTGGTATTTATGGATCAAAAGATTTTCATATCGTCTCTAATATAACTAATAATTCACTTATATTAAATGAAAGTGCTAATTTATCAGAGCATATTAAAAATATTACGAACTCACTGAATAAACTGCCTAAATCTCCGGCTTATCTGCAAATTCCAGTTGATATCTTAAAAACAAAAATTAAGCCTCTATCTACATTTACACATAATCAATGCAATAAATATTCAATCAATACAGACTTTATTAATAAAATAAGTGAAGAATATTTACGTAAGAATCATAAAATAATTTTATTAATAGATCACTTATCAAATGCTGATGAGGTTTCACCCCTACTCATTGATTTTGCTGAAAAGTTTCATATTCCTGTTGCAAGCACACTTTATGGTAAAGGTATTTTTCCTGAAAATCATGATTTATATTTAGGAATTTTTGGTTATGGTGGCCATAAACGAGCGCATCAAACACTCTTAGATGAGCAACATAAAATTATCCTTGCCGTTAATGTTGATTTTAATCAACGCAATAGTTTATGTTGGTCAAATAACTTTCAGAAATATGCTAAAATAATTCAAATTAATCAATTTATTCACAATGAATACGCTAAATTTCCAATAACTGATAAGACTGTCAGTTGTTTAAGGTCAACGTTTCAGTATTTATCCAGAGAGCATAATTACCTGTATAAGACCATAAAACAAAGACAACAATGGCTTATAAATATAAAACAAATTCCAAAATTCTTTATCCCAACTGAAATATCAAAAACTCAGCTTGTAAGGCCTTCAGTTGCCATACAAAAGCTGCGTCAAGTTTGTCCAAATGATACAATACTTTCTGTTGACTCTGGTGAGCACCGTATATTTGCTGCTCATTATTGGTTAGCTTATAAACCCAAGCAATACTTAACTTCTATTAATAATGCCATGATGGGCTGGGCCATTGCATCAGGCATAAGTGCCAAACTCACATTTCCTGATAAGCCTAGTATTGTAATTACGGGAGATGGTTGTATGCTAATGAATGGTAATGCAATTGCTACTGCTGCCAAATATAATTTAGCAGTTATTTATATCATCATTAATAATAACGCCATGTCTAAAATAAACCATCAATACCGTATGTTAAATAATTACAACTGGGAATCTTATGCCAAAGCGCTAGGACTTGAAGCATTTACTATTAATGATGAAAATTCATTAACCAATACATATAAAAAAGCTTTGCAGTTAAATAAACCCTGCTTAATTGATATAAAATGCTGTCCAAACTCCATTGCGCCCAATGAAACTTACATTACTGAGGAAAAGTATGTCATATAA
- a CDS encoding SDR family oxidoreductase, with the protein MSKLILVTGSTKGIGLAISRHLYNNNYQVIGIARNKPKSMEYFNDLFLCDLLEPQAAQSTFNLIKEKYHIDGIVNNVGYAKPQAILDVTLNDFNEILNINLIPALKSMQTFMPGMIAQNWGRIINITSRAILGKKERSSYSAAKGGLTAMSRTWALEVANKGITVNVVAPGPIDTELFEQYHPKGSNKREALLAHIPMQRMGLPEEVAYAVAFLLNEQASFITGQTLFVDGGGSIGAYHD; encoded by the coding sequence ATGAGTAAACTAATTTTAGTTACTGGCAGCACTAAAGGAATAGGACTTGCTATCTCACGTCACTTATACAACAACAATTATCAGGTTATCGGTATTGCACGTAATAAACCAAAATCAATGGAATATTTTAATGACTTATTCCTATGTGACTTATTAGAACCACAAGCAGCTCAAAGCACATTTAATCTGATTAAAGAAAAATATCATATTGATGGTATTGTCAATAATGTTGGTTATGCAAAACCACAAGCAATCCTTGATGTTACTTTAAATGATTTTAATGAGATTCTAAATATCAACTTGATACCTGCACTTAAAAGTATGCAAACGTTCATGCCTGGAATGATTGCACAAAATTGGGGCAGAATCATTAATATTACCAGTCGCGCTATTTTAGGTAAAAAAGAAAGATCTAGCTATAGTGCTGCAAAAGGTGGACTTACTGCAATGAGTCGAACTTGGGCACTAGAAGTTGCTAATAAAGGAATTACAGTTAATGTTGTCGCACCAGGGCCAATCGATACTGAACTATTTGAACAATATCACCCTAAAGGTAGTAATAAGCGAGAAGCATTACTTGCACATATTCCAATGCAGCGTATGGGCTTACCTGAAGAAGTTGCTTATGCTGTTGCTTTTTTACTGAATGAGCAGGCAAGTTTTATCACAGGACAAACACTATTTGTTGATGGCGGCGGCAGTATTGGGGCTTATCATGACTGA